The stretch of DNA TCTCGGAGCACCCTCCCGCCCTCCGAATCCATCATCCACCTGACCTTTTTGGCAATCTCCtttgcctccaccacctccttgTCGTACCCTTCCATCACGACAGCCAACTCCATCTCTTTCTCGAGAAACACCGCATTCATTTTTTGCTCCGCGTACAATGGCCAGGCCAGCATAGGCACACCTGCCATAGTAGACTCGAGCACCGAGTTCCACCCGCAGTGTGTCACAAAACTTCCCACAGCATGATGTGCTAGAACGTCACCTTGTGGTGCCCATGACTTCACAACTAGGCCCCTGCCCTTGGTCCGGTCCAGGAAACCCTTCGGAAGCAGCACATCCAGGTCCAGCTCTGTAGTCGTGTCGTCGCTCGGCGGGCTCCGCACGACCCAGAGGAACCTTTGTCCACTAGCCTCCAGCCCGGTTGCCACTTCCCTTGTTTGTTTGGCGCTGAACCGGCCGAGGCTGCCAAAGCACAGGAACACCACACTGGCCTTGGGTTGCGTGTCCAACCATGCGAGACACTCGTCTCCACGCTTCACGTCCACCTCCTCTGACTTGACTAGCGGCCCAACGCAGTAGACTGGGGGCGTCGAGAGGCCAGCTGGGGCGGAGAGCCCGGCGAGGATGGTGTCCATGGCACGAGGCTCCAGCGAGCGgaaggtgttgatgaagatgcCCTGTGATCGGAACAGGTTGAGGCTTACATTTAGTAATGCCTGGTAGGACGCACCGTCACGATCCATGAGTGGCTGGATGGAGTGTGTCGCCGGAAACGGGGTGATCCCCGGGACGTGCACGAGTTCTTCGCCCATTTCCCGGAAGCTCCTCGTGGTTTCCCCATGCAGAACCGTGAGGTGCATAAAGAAAGCCAGGATCTGGGCGCCGGAGGTGGAGAAGAAGTAGGCGGGGATGTTGAGCTCCGCGGCTACGTCCATAGCGGCACTGCAGAAGAAGTCCACCACGAGGAAGTCCGGAGATGCACCAGCGAGGAAGTCACGTAGATGCGGGTTGGAGAGGCGGGCGAACGCTAAGGCCGGCATCACGGAGTCGTCGGACTCCAGGAGCTTGACCTGTGGCAGACGATGGAAAGAAATGGAGGGGTTGGCCGCGGAGACACCGGCGAGGAAGGGGCCCGTGGCGCCGGTATCGTACGGCGGGTCCATGAGAACGACGGTGATGGCTAGCCCACGGGCGGCGAAGAGCTTGGCGAGCTCGATCATGGGGACGAGATGCCCCATGAGTGGGGACGAGTAGAGCATCACCCGCGGCTTCCGGGGACTGATCGTGGTGGTGTTGGCTGTGATGCCGTCCATGTCGGCAACAAGAACTTTCGTTGTTGATATGTGGTGTGGGTTGTGGAGTGTAGGCTTGTGTTTGGAATGTCACAAGGTGGTAGGATGGCAAGTGATTGGTGAAGATGACCCAACATGGATTGCAGCCGTGTTGCCCAGGTTATTAGGTGGAGATTGTTTGAACTTGCATCCGTCACTCTAATCTAATGGGCACCGAACCTTCTCAGCCTCAAGGTGGCACACAGAAAGTACCGGGATGCTCACTTTATGTGTATAATATATGGTGATCATCCGATGAAGGCACATTATGCTAGAAAGGGCGACGTCATCAATGACGAACTCAATCAGACTTTACGTCCCGGCCGTGTGTGCTAACGTCCCATGGGGAGATCAGTTCAAGATAGAAACCAATTACTAATTACTAGAATCTGGTACTCCTACTACCTTTGCACGTTAACTAATACAGTAGGGAGTAGTGCTGTCCAAGAAAACAGTATGGAGTAGCAGCAGGCCGGTGAACGTACGTCATTGCTTATTGTGTTAGCCACAGTGCTTTTTTATGATTAAAAAAACAGCAGTACTTCTCTTTTTTTGTTACGAAAGACCTATCTTGATCGACTACCTAAGTATTATCGTCAATCGATCCTTATTCAAAATAATATCAGTGCCATGTTACACAAAACTAGTGTTCTAGCCTTATTCTTAATGTCTGATGATTAATCTTAATATGGGTAGACTAGAGGGTGTGAAGAGTACAAGCCAATACCACTTTAAAGTGGCAAAATGACAGTAATTATTAGAGAAAAATCGGGAAATTGGGGAATTGAAAGGGCAATGAAAACTAGCCGAGAGAGGATGGAAGAGAAAGAGGGGAAAGAAACAAAATACGAAAAGTAAATGTAAATACAATGCAAAACATTTTTTTAGGGGAAAACGTTGTCACTTTATTCAAAGTTCATAGCTTCCTCGGTAGCAATCTCCGAGCTAACACACTCAGGAGAAAGATGGAGCCAAGTTTTACATAGAGATCTAATACAACCTTTCTTAGCAAAGACATGTGCGACTTTATTCACCGAACGTCGCACCCAAGCAACCATGAACTCCTGAAAAGAGCTGAGTAAATCTTTGACCTCCTCAACTAGTTGCCCATTAGTTGAAAGGTCATTTTGGCGTTAAAAAAACAGGCCACGTGTAAGCCGGTTTTGTTTCACGGGATTTGGCTTATATCTTCATACTTTTAAAAATAAAGTAATTCCCTAAAGTAAGCTGAGAACCTTCTGGCACCCACTCAGCTTATAGTCTTATCCGTCATGGGGCCGTCAAGCACCTCTGTGATGGTCACGTGGCAGGAAACATTCCCGAGGCTTGACTGTAAGCTGAGAGCTTttttttctactccctctgtaTCAAAATATAAGACCTTTTTTGACACTATAATAATgccgaaaatcatcttatattttgGTACGGAGGGACTATATGCCAAGTGGATTTGATAAGGCAAACACTTCTTTTTCTCATATTTGGCTTATGGGCAATTAAACCGAGTTCTCATTCTTTGCCATGCGTTCTTCACTCAATACTCGGCTTACGAGAAAGTAAGTCGAGTGCCTGTATTTTTACACTCGGCTTACATccaatcacatggtgatgtgttATTTTCCTGTAGTAGTTGTAATAAATTCTTTAAGATTTCAGAGGCTACTCATCGAATGTGGAGGTCAAATATGCTTTCTGTTCTAAATGAAAAGGTTGTGCGTTGCACTCTTGTACATATACTTTCTTATTTTAAGTTAAGATTTAGAAGAAGGTAAACCCTCCTAGGACAAATAATGTTAAGCAACCAACTTTCTTTCTTGAAATCAAAGAAACCAACTTCATGTTAAGAAAATTGGGGTTTTCGGCCTACCCTTTATTCCTCTTCTGTCTCGGTGATGCTGCTCACAATTAAATTTGAGGCTAGTGGGTTAGACCTACTTATACTACTAATTTCAGTCCTCGTTTGTCTGTATGCAGATAACCATCCAAGTTCAAACCAACTTATTTACAAATAGAGTTCAGGTGCGATGAACAACCACAATATAATCCAATTTTGATTGAACACTATTTGTTAGATTCTAGGACATGCACATGTGAGTTGTACGCCATAACTAAACTAAATGGTCAATTATGTAGAGCATAGTCAGAGTTGTAATCTAACCATTGATGATCTAGTTTCTTTCAATTATCAGTGTACCCATATAGTCTTTCCAGTGTACATAGTATATTGTGTTCCACTAATCGAATAGCTTCCTTAAACATATATATAATAGTTAAGTACGTTACAACAAGGACTAATTTcatgttaaacatgcaaagtattTCCATGTACAATTTCACAATGGGGCATCTCGAATATTAATAATTTCAAGTAATTTAAATATAGTTATAAGACACATGATCCCAACATCTCCCAGTTGTCCAGAACTATCATTCAAATATCCGTAAACCGTGTTGCCCAGGTCAGGTGGAGATTGTGTTTGAACTTGCATGCATCCGTGTCACTCTAATGGTCACCGAACCTTCTCAGCTTCTGCTGCTCTACTGCTTCAAGGTGGCAGACCGAAAGAACCTGGATGCTCACTTTGTCCGTATATAGTATGCTAATATATGACGATCATCCTATGAACGAAGGCGCATTATGCTACAAATGACAACGTCATCAATGACGAACGGAACCAGACTGTACGTCCCGGCCGTATGTGCTAACGTCACATGAGGAGATCAGATCAACAAGAAACTAGCTCTAATTTATTAATCTGAGTATACTCCTACTACCTTTCCATGTTAACTATAATAGTATAGAGTACTACTCGTGTCAAAAATGAAAGTAAAATACGGTGTACTTACTGTCCAAGAAAAGATTACGGAGTAGTGCACAGCCCCGTGCTCATGGTTGCGTGGCCTATCTCTCAAGAAAAAGAAAGGTGGTTAACACATGTTATCGCTTATGTATTAGAAGTAATTTTTTTAGGAGTTTACTATTGACACAGGTGCAGGGTGCATTTGCACCTTGGAGCAGAATGACACTTCCACTAGACTATCTAAAGTTAAGTGCCAAGCTAGATTATTTGGGAGAGTCCCTCTACATTATGACGAACTAACTATAGATGACGTGCTTCCTACAATAGACAAGAACTTGAAAGTAATTTCTGGTTGGACAGGAAACTTATGAATGAGTACAAAGGAAGGGTTGTTCTCATGGAAGCGAGCCTAGCCAGCATTCCTATTTATCTTCGCTCTTTCTTTCAATTATCTAAGTGGGATTTGGACCTGATTAATAGGCAAATGACTCATTGCTTCTCGAACGATCTTGAGGGGCATAGGAAATGTCATCTTCTTTTTGAGGGGTGTCACCAGATTTTATCCAATCAAAGCATGGTCCGGGATACATGCAATATCACCGCaccgggggtgggggtgggggtctAATAGCCAAACATGGCGGCCCAATAGTGACACAATAGCTTTGCTAAATTATGTGCTTTGTAATTTGCTTCTCTACCTTCATGCTTCACATACACACCTCTTCAAACTCTTACATCTTGTCTGCAATGTCTTTGATGATAATGGCAGTTGGCACCCGATACTCACATTGAAGATGTTTTACCGTTGCCGAGCAGTCCATCACATTATGAATCTTCCAAACATAGTTATGGTCATGGACGCCGCCCTCCTCATCACTCAGCCATCTCATAGCTCCATCACCGATGCATGCGTCGTCTAAGTCCATAGGAACATGCAACCCTAGAAGTGCTTCTAGTGGAAACACATACTCATCATCTGCATTCAAAGCCGTTGCTTTATATGATTCCACGACAAGATCAACATTTAATGGTGCAACCATCATCTCGACAACCATTGCAATAGATGGCTCTCTTCTTGTGCTGAAGCCATAGCAAGATCATAATCAGGTGGCACAAATGTCCCAGCTATTGTATCCTTGTCGGATGCTTCCATGGCCGGTCCGGTGCTACCAAAGAAGGCCTCTATTTTTGGAACACTTGGTGGTGGTAAACTAGATCAAGAGTACAAGAGAGCCAACACGATAGTGTGAGGTTGCAACTACTTCATCACTGACATATTGTGTAGCTATTGTGTTGGGTAGTTCTGGTTGCATAGTTTTAAATAGCAGGCCATGCTAAATATGGGCAATCCTCCAAATCAACTATAGTGGGGCTATAGCTTTCTATTTTACAACGTCACCGGCTAATTATACATTAATATTATTTAGCGATACCCTGCTCAAAAAACTATAGCCGCGATACAGCGGGGCTATAACCGGCTATTTAGAACTTTCACTGGCGATGATGGGCCTCGGTAGGAAAATAATggtttgttttgttttttttccttttttactttccacttttttccttttttttataTTTAAAAATATATACATAACATATTTCAAGATTACTTTAGTTAAATGTTTCAAAATATTTGAACAAACATTCGTACTATTCAAAAAAAGTGTGTACCATTCAGAAAAAAGATCAtgaaatttaaaaaatgtttaaaTGCTTTGAAATAATATTCATgacatttaaaaaaataaaatgttAAAATGTGTCTGTAATTTTAATTAAAAAGTAAGTGGCATTTAAAAAATGTACGTGGAATTCAAAATAGTTTACGTGGCATTTTAGAAAATTTTCACATGTTACAAAAATATGCTTGTGCCATTTAAAAATAATTATAAATAATTTAGTAAATGTACCCAATATTTCAAAAACCGTTTCATACCAATTAAAATTCTATTTGGTATTTAAAAAATTTCCCATGTTTCACTTAAAAAATGTGCCATTTTAAAAATCTGTTCATAAATATGTGAATAAATTGCAAAAAAAGTTTCATACTACTCGAATAAAGTTCAAGCGTTTATCGGCAAAATgtatcatttttatttgaaagaATATTCTAATATTTGAATATACAGTGAACCTTCTGTAATACATGTTTTTCATTTCTAAAATACACATTGAAGATGCTGTCAATATATAGAGTTGCTTTTTCTCTATGACCCCACGTGTCGCTCTTTCTTCCTAGCGAAGGAAGAGACGATCTCGCCAGGCGCCAACGCCGCCCGGGAGTTtccccgccgccgtcctccgGAGGCCTCACTCCGCCGGCGACCTTAGTCGTCGGTGGTGAGGGGGGTCGCCGGATCTATGCGGGTGGATAGTTTTAGGCCAAATTAGCTTAGTTTTTAGGCTGTTCATCGTCTTGGCTTCGGCGGCAGCGATGGCGCGCTAAATAAAATTTCTTCAGATCCTACTCCGATGAGGTGATTGGTCCTATGGTTGGGGATGGATTTGGAATTCAGTCTGTTCAAGCAAGGATGGCGTGGCGGCGACTGCATTCTCGTGGTGGACCTGTGTCCTCGGGCTCTGTCGTTGTGCCGACGTCTGCTCCAGCGCCGACGCGGAGCTTGAGAGATAGTCCAGGAGCGGATGCAGATTGTGGTCTGCATCAATGTCATCTGGAAGATGATGGATCGTGTGCTAGGTTCGTGGTACGTGGATGGCAGATAAGATTTCCTCCTTCGACGTCTTAGTCATTGAGGGCTGCTAGATCTGGAGTTTGATGGCGTGTCCGGGGTTTGCCCCAGTCTGATTCATTCAACGATAATGGTTTTGCCTTTGGCCAACCACCTTGGAGGTCCGAAAAGCTTCATGTCAGCGATGAAGCCGCGTCGAGCTCGGGTGTGAAGGTGATCCATCATTTTTTCTTTTGATGGCTGCTGTGGT from Triticum urartu cultivar G1812 chromosome 3, Tu2.1, whole genome shotgun sequence encodes:
- the LOC125547801 gene encoding UDP-glycosyltransferase 88F3-like; the protein is MDGITANTTTISPRKPRVMLYSSPLMGHLVPMIELAKLFAARGLAITVVLMDPPYDTGATGPFLAGVSAANPSISFHRLPQVKLLESDDSVMPALAFARLSNPHLRDFLAGASPDFLVVDFFCSAAMDVAAELNIPAYFFSTSGAQILAFFMHLTVLHGETTRSFREMGEELVHVPGITPFPATHSIQPLMDRDGASYQALLNVSLNLFRSQGIFINTFRSLEPRAMDTILAGLSAPAGLSTPPVYCVGPLVKSEEVDVKRGDECLAWLDTQPKASVVFLCFGSLGRFSAKQTREVATGLEASGQRFLWVVRSPPSDDTTTELDLDVLLPKGFLDRTKGRGLVVKSWAPQGDVLAHHAVGSFVTHCGWNSVLESTMAGVPMLAWPLYAEQKMNAVFLEKEMELAVVMEGYDKEVVEAKEIAKKVRWMMDSEGGRVLRERTLAVMRQANEALLEGGESDAAMTGFVDAWVKA